A single genomic interval of Polaribacter vadi harbors:
- a CDS encoding GH92 family glycosyl hydrolase, which yields MIKKVVFALLAIVLVSCDSNQSKKESLSASKDFTKYVNPMIGTSKMGHVFPGATAPFGMVQLSPQTNFEVMFKEGKYNSKTYEYCAGYQYKDSTIIGFAHTNFSGTGHSDLGDLLIMPTVGNLVLDPIKTEKGEKGFYSKFSHENEIAKAGYYKVDLEDYKIKAELTTSERVGFHQYTFPKSSESHILLDLVYNVYHHDNKNVWTFLRVENDSIVTGYRQTKGWARTKKVFFAIKFSKPFKSYGHKKYDKTTYNGFYGRFDESNNFPEMAGKDIRAYFNFDTNEGEKIKMKFALSPVSADGAMKNLEAEIPHWDFNKTKEETQEKWNKELSKIEVETIEESQKETFYTALYHTMLSPILYEDVDGKYRGLDQNIHESEGFTNYTIFSLWDTYRALHPLFNVIQQERNNDMIKSMLAHQEESVHHMLPIWSHYANENWCMIGYHATSVIADAIVKNVGDFDKNRALKASVATANVRYFDGIGDYLDYKYVPDDKSHSSVSKTLEYAYDDWTIAQIAKSVGDSSSEKTFLERSEYYNNVFNPKNGYMSPKLADGTFRKNFDPLDTHGQGFIEGNAWNYGLYVPHQLDKMVEMMGGKEHFSQHLDSLFTMELDDKFIDKHEDITRDGIIGNYVHGNEPGHHIPYLYNWTDNEYKTQARVRMIMDTMYGTGVDGLCGNDDAGQMSAWYIFSSLGFYPVTPGSNQYALGSPLIKNAILNLENGNTLEISTENQSKENVYVSKLTINGKIINRNYILHNEIMNGGKFVFTMSNQPNK from the coding sequence ATGATAAAAAAAGTAGTTTTTGCACTCTTAGCAATTGTTTTAGTCAGTTGTGATTCAAATCAATCTAAAAAAGAAAGTTTAAGCGCATCAAAAGATTTTACAAAATATGTAAATCCAATGATTGGAACCAGTAAAATGGGACACGTTTTTCCTGGAGCAACAGCACCTTTTGGGATGGTTCAATTAAGTCCGCAAACAAACTTTGAGGTAATGTTTAAAGAAGGTAAATACAATTCTAAAACGTATGAATATTGTGCAGGATATCAATATAAAGACTCTACAATAATTGGTTTTGCACACACTAATTTTAGTGGAACAGGTCATTCAGATTTAGGAGATTTATTAATAATGCCCACTGTTGGAAATTTAGTTTTAGATCCTATTAAAACAGAAAAAGGAGAAAAAGGATTTTATTCAAAATTTTCTCATGAAAATGAAATTGCAAAAGCAGGTTATTATAAGGTAGATTTAGAAGATTATAAAATTAAAGCAGAATTAACGACTTCTGAAAGAGTTGGTTTTCATCAATATACATTTCCAAAATCATCAGAATCTCACATTTTATTAGATTTGGTGTATAATGTATATCATCATGATAATAAAAATGTATGGACTTTTTTACGAGTAGAAAACGATTCAATTGTAACAGGTTACAGACAAACAAAAGGTTGGGCAAGAACTAAAAAAGTATTTTTTGCGATTAAATTTTCAAAACCGTTTAAAAGTTATGGTCATAAAAAATATGATAAAACAACTTATAATGGTTTTTATGGACGATTTGACGAAAGTAATAATTTTCCAGAAATGGCAGGGAAAGATATTCGTGCTTATTTTAATTTTGACACCAATGAAGGTGAAAAAATAAAAATGAAATTTGCTTTATCTCCAGTAAGTGCAGATGGAGCAATGAAGAATTTAGAGGCTGAAATTCCACATTGGGACTTCAACAAAACTAAAGAAGAAACTCAAGAGAAATGGAATAAAGAGCTGTCAAAAATTGAAGTAGAAACTATTGAGGAATCTCAAAAAGAAACTTTTTATACAGCTTTATATCACACCATGTTAAGTCCTATTTTATATGAAGATGTAGATGGAAAATACAGAGGTTTAGATCAAAACATTCATGAGTCAGAAGGATTTACCAATTATACCATTTTCTCACTTTGGGATACATACAGAGCTTTACATCCGCTTTTTAATGTAATTCAGCAAGAAAGAAATAACGACATGATAAAATCTATGTTGGCGCATCAAGAAGAAAGTGTGCATCATATGTTGCCAATTTGGAGTCATTATGCAAACGAAAATTGGTGTATGATTGGGTATCATGCAACTTCAGTGATTGCAGATGCCATTGTAAAAAATGTTGGAGATTTTGATAAGAATCGCGCTTTAAAAGCATCAGTAGCAACTGCAAATGTTCGTTATTTTGATGGAATAGGAGATTATTTAGATTACAAATACGTGCCAGATGATAAAAGCCATTCTTCCGTTTCTAAAACTCTAGAATATGCTTATGATGATTGGACAATTGCTCAAATTGCAAAAAGTGTTGGAGATTCATCTTCAGAAAAAACATTTTTAGAACGTTCAGAATATTACAACAATGTTTTTAATCCTAAAAATGGCTATATGAGCCCAAAATTAGCTGATGGAACTTTTAGAAAAAACTTTGATCCTTTAGATACACATGGACAAGGTTTTATTGAGGGGAATGCTTGGAATTATGGTTTGTATGTTCCTCATCAACTAGATAAAATGGTAGAAATGATGGGAGGAAAAGAACATTTTTCTCAACATTTGGATTCGTTATTTACCATGGAATTAGATGATAAGTTTATTGATAAGCACGAAGATATTACCAGAGATGGAATTATTGGAAATTACGTTCATGGAAACGAACCTGGACACCATATTCCGTATTTATACAATTGGACAGATAATGAATATAAAACACAAGCAAGAGTTCGTATGATTATGGATACCATGTATGGAACTGGTGTTGATGGTTTGTGTGGCAATGATGATGCAGGACAAATGAGTGCTTGGTATATTTTTTCCTCATTAGGTTTTTATCCAGTAACACCAGGTTCTAATCAATATGCTTTAGGAAGTCCACTTATAAAAAATGCTATCTTAAATTTAGAAAACGGAAATACTCTGGAAATTTCAACAGAAAACCAATCTAAAGAAAATGTATATGTTTCTAAATTAACTATAAATGGCAAAATAATTAATAGAAATTATATTTTACATAATGAAATTATGAATGGAGGCAAATTTGTTTTCACAATGTCTAATCAACCAAATAAATAG
- a CDS encoding GH92 family glycosyl hydrolase: MNYFPYRFIKYSFFFVLLLQACKKQIDLNAKKDKNLISYVNPFIGTGGHGHTYPGATMPFGMMQLSPDTRLDGWDGCSGYHYSDDEIYGFSHTHLSGTGVSDYGDILLMPTNKSILNNGADGKEGYKSKFSHEKEVAEPGFYKVHLEETNIDVALTVSKRSGIHKYSFPSAENQFLILDLEHRDELLDFHISILNEKQVSGWRHSKAWATNQKLFYYIEFSHPIKNPDRKYVVAPKKESFEFINPNNNPVFIKIGISAVDVEGAKKNLKGEIGNQTFEQVKKTAQDFWEQQLEKIVIEDTNEDNKVNFYSSMYHVSIAPNLYQDVDGRYRGMDLEVHEAKDFDYYTVFSLWDTYRAAHPLYTIIEQEKTNDFINTFLAKYDEGGIMPIWDLAGNYTGCMIGYHAVPVIADAYLKGIQNYDVEKAFEAMKHSATRDKLGLDSYKELGFIPVEKESESVSKTLEYAYDDWTIAQMAKELDKQEDYTNYTERAQYYKNIFDPESQFMRGRFRNTWFAPFDPYEVNFNYTEANSWQYSFYVPQDIAGFTKLLGGKQQLENQLDELFAANDKTSGSHQVDITGLIGQYAHGNEPSHHMAYLYDFVNKPAKTQEKIRQILTELYTNTPDGISGNEDCGQMSAWYIFSSLGFYPVTPGSNQYIIGSPLFQKASINLENGKSFTIEAKNQSAENKYIKSVKLNGDNYEYSYLNHTAIMNGGNLVFEMTNQPSTWGTKNEFIPSTKIDEHVIVASPFIAKGDIAFKGSTEVSLGNVDKEAKIYYTLGDDFQEYKKPFTISEKETLKVYAEKKNVKSKTIITDFYKIDPNLKIELKSEYANQYNAGGNNALIDGIIGTEDFRTGTWQGYHNTDLVAIVDLGKEDNKAGELEINFLEDQRSWIFLPSEVEILVSSDAKNYKSLGDYSVDNTKENENVKIQEYIFKYPPNTKVRYINIIAKKLGKLPTWHLGYKHDGRSWLFVDEIQIK, translated from the coding sequence ATGAATTATTTTCCTTACAGATTTATTAAATATTCCTTCTTTTTTGTTTTGCTTTTACAAGCTTGTAAAAAACAAATAGATTTAAATGCCAAAAAAGACAAAAATCTTATTTCTTATGTAAATCCGTTTATTGGAACTGGTGGTCATGGACATACATATCCAGGAGCAACAATGCCTTTTGGGATGATGCAACTCTCTCCAGACACAAGATTAGATGGTTGGGATGGTTGTTCTGGTTACCATTATTCTGATGATGAAATCTATGGATTTTCACACACGCATTTAAGTGGAACAGGTGTTTCCGATTATGGAGATATTTTATTAATGCCAACTAATAAAAGCATTCTTAATAATGGAGCTGATGGTAAAGAAGGCTATAAATCTAAATTTTCTCACGAGAAAGAAGTTGCAGAACCTGGTTTCTATAAAGTGCATTTAGAGGAAACAAATATTGATGTAGCATTGACGGTTTCCAAAAGAAGTGGAATCCATAAATACAGTTTTCCATCAGCAGAAAACCAATTCTTAATTTTAGATTTAGAGCATCGTGATGAATTACTCGATTTTCATATTTCCATATTAAATGAAAAACAAGTTAGTGGCTGGAGACATTCTAAAGCCTGGGCAACAAATCAAAAATTATTTTATTATATAGAATTTTCGCATCCCATTAAAAACCCTGATAGAAAATATGTTGTTGCTCCAAAAAAAGAAAGTTTTGAGTTTATCAACCCAAATAACAACCCCGTTTTTATTAAAATAGGAATTTCTGCAGTTGATGTTGAAGGCGCAAAAAAGAATTTAAAAGGCGAAATTGGAAATCAAACTTTTGAGCAAGTTAAAAAAACTGCACAAGATTTTTGGGAACAACAATTAGAGAAAATTGTAATTGAAGATACAAATGAAGACAATAAAGTAAATTTTTATTCCTCTATGTATCACGTTTCTATTGCTCCAAATTTATATCAAGATGTAGATGGAAGGTATAGAGGAATGGATTTAGAAGTTCACGAAGCTAAAGATTTCGATTATTATACAGTTTTTTCTCTTTGGGATACTTACAGAGCTGCACATCCATTATACACAATAATTGAGCAAGAAAAAACCAACGATTTTATCAATACTTTTTTAGCAAAATATGATGAAGGTGGCATTATGCCAATTTGGGATTTAGCAGGGAATTATACAGGTTGTATGATTGGATATCATGCAGTTCCTGTAATTGCTGATGCATATTTAAAGGGCATTCAAAATTACGATGTAGAAAAAGCCTTTGAAGCCATGAAACATTCTGCAACAAGAGATAAATTAGGATTAGATTCTTATAAAGAACTTGGTTTTATTCCTGTGGAAAAGGAATCTGAATCGGTTTCTAAAACACTAGAATATGCTTATGACGATTGGACAATTGCACAAATGGCAAAAGAGTTAGACAAGCAAGAAGATTATACAAACTATACTGAAAGAGCACAATATTATAAGAATATTTTTGATCCAGAATCTCAATTTATGAGAGGTCGTTTTAGAAATACTTGGTTTGCGCCTTTTGATCCATATGAAGTGAATTTTAATTATACAGAAGCCAATTCTTGGCAATACAGTTTTTATGTTCCTCAAGATATTGCTGGTTTTACAAAATTGTTAGGAGGAAAACAACAATTAGAAAACCAGTTAGATGAATTATTTGCTGCAAACGATAAAACATCAGGAAGTCATCAAGTGGATATTACTGGTTTAATTGGGCAATATGCACATGGTAATGAACCAAGTCATCATATGGCTTATTTGTATGATTTTGTAAATAAACCAGCAAAAACACAAGAAAAAATTCGTCAGATTTTAACTGAATTGTACACAAATACTCCAGATGGAATTTCAGGAAACGAAGATTGTGGACAAATGAGTGCTTGGTATATTTTCTCTTCATTAGGTTTTTATCCTGTAACTCCAGGATCTAATCAATATATAATTGGTTCACCTTTGTTTCAAAAGGCAAGCATCAATTTAGAAAATGGAAAATCTTTTACAATTGAAGCAAAAAATCAATCTGCAGAAAATAAATACATTAAATCTGTAAAGTTAAATGGTGATAATTATGAGTATTCTTACCTTAATCATACAGCGATTATGAATGGTGGAAATTTAGTTTTTGAAATGACAAATCAACCCTCAACTTGGGGAACAAAAAACGAATTTATTCCATCAACAAAAATAGATGAACACGTAATTGTGGCATCTCCATTTATAGCAAAAGGAGATATTGCTTTTAAAGGAAGTACAGAAGTTAGTTTAGGGAATGTAGATAAAGAAGCTAAAATCTATTATACTTTAGGGGATGATTTTCAGGAATATAAAAAACCATTTACAATTTCTGAAAAGGAAACGTTAAAAGTTTATGCAGAAAAAAAAAATGTAAAAAGTAAAACAATTATCACAGATTTCTACAAAATAGATCCAAATCTTAAAATCGAATTAAAAAGTGAGTATGCAAATCAGTATAATGCTGGTGGAAATAATGCTTTGATTGATGGAATTATTGGGACAGAAGATTTTAGAACAGGCACTTGGCAAGGCTATCATAATACAGATTTAGTGGCCATTGTTGATTTGGGAAAAGAAGATAATAAAGCAGGTGAATTAGAAATTAATTTTTTAGAAGACCAACGTTCTTGGATTTTTCTACCTTCTGAAGTAGAAATTTTAGTTTCTTCGGATGCTAAAAATTATAAATCTTTAGGTGATTATTCAGTCGATAATACTAAAGAAAATGAAAATGTAAAAATCCAAGAATATATTTTTAAATATCCACCAAATACAAAAGTTAGATACATAAATATCATCGCAAAAAAATTAGGCAAACTTCCAACATGGCATTTGGGCTATAAACATGATGGAAGAAGTTGGTTGTTTGTAGATGAAATTCAAATTAAATAA
- a CDS encoding isoaspartyl peptidase/L-asparaginase family protein: protein MERRNFLKKASATGLGFVAISSTLISCDETKEDKKAIVASTLETIKPLVIATWKTDLAVETAAAVLEKGGTALDAVEQGCRIEEANEKGQSVGKGGLPDRDGNVTLDACIMDEKGNYGAVLGVKNIKHVISVARKVMEDTPHVMLVGEGAEKFAVEKGFEREDLLTESSKKAWEEWKIKSEYKPIINIENHDTIGMLAIDKAGNISGACTTSGLAYKMAGRVGDSPIIGGGLFVDNEIGGASATGLGEEVLKTVGSFLIVELMRQGKTPQQACEEAIGRIVNKPGKDFKNFQVGYIAVNKKGETGAYSIHEWFSYNIYKNKENKNIKSDFFNKA, encoded by the coding sequence ATGGAAAGAAGAAATTTCTTAAAAAAAGCATCAGCTACTGGTTTAGGATTCGTAGCAATTTCATCAACATTAATTAGTTGTGATGAAACTAAAGAAGATAAAAAAGCAATTGTTGCATCAACTTTAGAGACCATAAAACCTCTTGTAATTGCTACTTGGAAAACAGATTTAGCTGTAGAAACTGCAGCAGCAGTTTTAGAAAAAGGAGGAACTGCATTAGATGCTGTTGAGCAAGGTTGTAGAATAGAAGAGGCAAACGAAAAAGGACAATCTGTAGGAAAAGGTGGTTTGCCTGATAGAGATGGAAATGTAACTTTGGATGCTTGCATAATGGACGAAAAAGGAAATTATGGAGCAGTTTTAGGTGTAAAAAACATAAAACACGTAATTTCTGTCGCTAGAAAAGTAATGGAAGACACGCCTCATGTAATGTTAGTTGGTGAAGGAGCTGAAAAATTTGCAGTAGAAAAAGGTTTTGAAAGAGAAGATTTATTGACAGAATCTTCTAAAAAAGCTTGGGAGGAATGGAAAATTAAATCAGAATATAAGCCCATTATCAACATAGAAAATCACGATACTATTGGTATGTTAGCCATTGACAAAGCAGGTAATATTTCTGGTGCTTGTACCACAAGTGGTTTGGCGTATAAAATGGCTGGTAGAGTAGGAGATTCGCCAATAATTGGTGGAGGTTTATTTGTAGACAATGAAATTGGAGGTGCTTCTGCAACAGGTTTAGGAGAAGAAGTTTTAAAAACAGTTGGCAGCTTTTTAATTGTGGAATTAATGCGTCAAGGAAAAACGCCACAACAAGCGTGTGAAGAAGCTATTGGAAGAATTGTAAATAAACCAGGAAAAGATTTTAAAAACTTTCAAGTTGGTTATATTGCAGTCAATAAAAAAGGAGAAACAGGAGCCTATTCTATTCACGAATGGTTTAGCTACAATATTTATAAAAACAAAGAAAACAAGAATATAAAATCAGATTTTTTTAATAAAGCATAA
- the yidC gene encoding membrane protein insertase YidC, whose protein sequence is MEQKKFDYNSFIGMILLAGIALWYFNANPPKDIQEKESIEVVESSTDNETSTKDATPYFENDSIKRIALQNQLGAFAQSAITGAEGTSVIENNLVKLTVSNKGGQIVKALIKNYKTYDSLPLYMIKDNNASFNINFGTRDNRILNTKDLFFEPNLTKSGENTVLSMKLKVSDSQFLEYRYEIKPKKYLVDFSIRSQGLSNVINSSNPINLDWSLRGYRHEKSIKTENSMYSYYYYKTEDDVDYLNAGNTEVINDVDWVAYKQHFFTSNLLTDTPFDNATITSTDLVEDEEIDTVFTKKYELKTPLALTAGELNYNMKWFYGPSDYNLLSSEQYEGTDLDEIADLGWGIFGFLNRTIFYPVFNFLQGFLGNYGLIIILMTIVVRIIMSPLVYKSYLSSAKMKVIRPELTALNEKYPGKENAMKRQQETMAIQRKAGVSMLSGCIPALLQMPVFFALFKFFPTNLALRQESFLWAPDLSSYDTIFKLPFTIPFYGDHVSLFPILASVAIFFYMKMNQSQQANMQAPTQEGMPDMSKMMKYMIYFSPIMMLFFFNNYASSLSLYYFISNLLTITIMLVIKNYVIDEDKIHAQIEENKKRPEKAKSKFRQRIDSAMKQAQEQQAQQKKK, encoded by the coding sequence ATGGAACAAAAAAAATTCGATTATAATTCTTTTATTGGAATGATTCTTCTTGCAGGAATTGCATTATGGTATTTTAACGCAAATCCTCCAAAAGATATTCAGGAGAAAGAATCAATAGAAGTTGTAGAATCTTCAACTGACAATGAAACTAGCACTAAAGATGCAACTCCTTATTTTGAAAACGATTCAATAAAACGAATTGCGCTTCAAAATCAATTAGGTGCTTTTGCACAAAGTGCAATTACTGGTGCTGAAGGAACTTCTGTAATAGAAAACAACTTAGTAAAATTAACTGTTTCTAATAAAGGTGGACAAATTGTAAAGGCGTTAATCAAAAATTACAAAACCTACGATTCGCTTCCTTTATATATGATAAAAGACAACAATGCGTCTTTTAACATCAATTTTGGAACTAGAGACAACCGAATTTTAAATACAAAAGATTTATTCTTTGAACCAAATTTAACTAAAAGTGGAGAAAACACTGTTTTGTCTATGAAGTTGAAGGTTTCTGATTCACAGTTTTTAGAATACAGATATGAAATCAAACCAAAGAAATATTTGGTTGATTTTTCTATTCGTTCACAAGGTTTAAGTAATGTTATCAATTCTTCTAACCCAATTAATTTAGATTGGTCTTTAAGAGGATATAGACATGAAAAAAGCATCAAAACTGAAAATAGTATGTATTCTTACTACTACTATAAAACTGAAGATGATGTAGATTATTTAAACGCTGGAAATACAGAAGTTATAAACGATGTAGATTGGGTTGCTTACAAACAACACTTTTTTACAAGTAATTTATTAACAGATACTCCTTTTGATAATGCAACTATAACCTCTACAGATTTAGTTGAAGACGAGGAAATAGATACTGTTTTTACAAAAAAATACGAACTTAAAACACCTTTAGCATTAACTGCTGGCGAATTAAATTATAACATGAAATGGTTTTATGGCCCAAGTGATTATAATTTATTAAGCAGTGAACAATATGAAGGAACAGATTTAGATGAAATTGCAGATTTAGGTTGGGGAATTTTTGGATTCTTAAACAGAACTATTTTTTATCCTGTATTTAATTTCTTACAAGGCTTTTTAGGCAATTATGGTTTAATCATTATTTTAATGACGATTGTAGTTCGTATTATCATGTCGCCTTTAGTCTATAAATCTTATTTGTCAAGTGCAAAAATGAAGGTAATAAGACCTGAATTAACTGCCTTGAATGAGAAATATCCTGGAAAAGAAAACGCTATGAAACGTCAGCAAGAAACCATGGCCATTCAGCGAAAAGCTGGAGTTAGTATGCTTTCTGGTTGTATACCAGCCTTATTACAAATGCCAGTTTTCTTTGCGCTGTTTAAGTTTTTTCCAACAAATTTAGCCTTAAGACAAGAAAGCTTTTTATGGGCTCCAGATTTATCTTCTTACGATACAATTTTTAAACTGCCATTCACCATTCCTTTCTATGGAGATCACGTAAGTTTATTTCCAATATTGGCTTCTGTAGCGATTTTCTTTTACATGAAAATGAACCAAAGTCAGCAAGCAAATATGCAAGCACCAACGCAAGAAGGGATGCCAGATATGAGTAAAATGATGAAGTATATGATTTACTTCTCTCCTATTATGATGTTGTTTTTCTTTAACAACTACGCAAGTTCTTTAAGTTTGTATTACTTTATCTCTAACTTATTAACGATTACAATTATGTTGGTAATTAAAAACTACGTAATTGATGAAGATAAAATTCACGCGCAAATTGAGGAAAACAAAAAACGTCCTGAAAAAGCGAAGAGTAAATTCCGTCAAAGAATTGATTCTGCAATGAAACAAGCTCAAGAACAACAAGCACAGCAGAAGAAAAAATAG
- a CDS encoding PH domain-containing protein, whose protein sequence is MKFRSRKDILFQLLGFCIIGFFIGIILFRILSIGIENYTITWTGILMFAVFGFLIWLGFGTNYELTQTKLKYKSGPIRGKIEIDKIHEIIKGKTLWSGFKPATARNGLIIKYEKYNELYISQKTNDSFIKKILELNNKIKITTD, encoded by the coding sequence ATGAAATTTAGAAGTAGAAAAGACATATTATTTCAATTATTAGGATTTTGCATAATTGGATTTTTTATTGGAATCATTCTATTCAGAATATTATCGATTGGAATTGAAAATTATACTATAACGTGGACTGGCATTTTAATGTTTGCAGTATTTGGATTTTTAATTTGGTTAGGTTTTGGAACGAATTATGAACTGACACAAACTAAATTGAAATATAAAAGTGGTCCAATAAGAGGCAAAATTGAAATTGACAAAATACACGAGATAATTAAGGGAAAAACTCTTTGGTCGGGATTTAAACCTGCAACAGCTCGAAATGGTTTAATCATAAAATATGAAAAATATAATGAGCTTTATATAAGCCAAAAAACGAACGACTCTTTTATAAAAAAAATACTTGAATTAAATAATAAAATAAAAATTACAACCGACTAA
- a CDS encoding Hsp20/alpha crystallin family protein: MNNLVTVPKNGSLANTNSNANFPNLSNWLDDIFNRELPSVFTSNFNTGISLPKVNIKETADVFTVEMAVPGLKKSDFQIDLDNQILSISTEIKKENDHKEENYTRREFGYASFKRTFTLPESVDEEKINAKYEDGILSILLPKKEEAKQKPARTIRIS, encoded by the coding sequence ATGAACAACTTAGTAACTGTTCCTAAAAATGGAAGTTTAGCAAACACAAATTCAAATGCAAACTTCCCAAATTTGTCTAATTGGTTAGATGACATTTTTAATCGAGAATTACCATCAGTATTTACTTCAAATTTTAATACTGGAATTTCTTTACCTAAGGTAAATATCAAAGAAACTGCAGATGTATTTACTGTAGAAATGGCTGTTCCTGGTTTAAAAAAGTCAGATTTCCAGATCGATCTTGATAATCAAATATTATCAATTTCTACAGAGATAAAGAAAGAAAATGATCATAAAGAAGAGAATTATACTCGCAGAGAGTTTGGTTACGCTTCCTTTAAAAGAACATTTACTTTACCAGAGAGTGTAGATGAAGAAAAAATTAATGCAAAATACGAAGATGGTATTTTAAGTATTCTTTTACCAAAGAAAGAGGAGGCAAAACAAAAACCTGCACGAACAATTCGTATTTCGTAA
- a CDS encoding sugar MFS transporter: protein MTSTTTNKSYKSAFIFLTTLFFLWGFITVLVDSLVPRLKDVFEMSYAKTVLVQFAFFVAFFVFSLPAGAILAKIGYKKGIVLGLLTMALGCLLFYPAAEYRMFSVFLIGYFTLAGGITILQVAANPYVALLGTEDGASSRLNLSQAFNSLGTTIAPVVGALFLLSDSVKTSEEINLLSVLDKTNYYVAEAATVQTPFLWIAFSITILAIIFAFINLPIVMEKVPKGGYGKLLKNKAMLLGALGIFVYVGAEVSIGSFLVNYFSDMNLGVVVSQNETMMNIANTIASTFNKTFTDSDPKSLLGIFVIFYWGGAMIGRFIGSYLTKIMAPGKVLAIFATLAIVMILISINTVGLLSMWSILAVGLFNSIMFPTIFTLSLEGLGDLKAQASGLLCMAIVGGAIIPFIFGSLIDGFGFKTAFILAIICYGYILFFGRFKSKKSVS, encoded by the coding sequence ATGACATCAACAACAACCAATAAATCCTACAAAAGTGCTTTTATATTTTTAACAACATTATTTTTCCTTTGGGGATTTATTACAGTTTTAGTTGATAGTTTAGTACCAAGATTAAAAGACGTTTTCGAAATGTCTTATGCAAAAACAGTTTTAGTACAGTTTGCATTTTTTGTAGCATTCTTCGTGTTTTCTTTGCCTGCTGGAGCTATTTTAGCTAAAATTGGCTACAAAAAAGGGATTGTTTTAGGTTTGTTAACAATGGCTTTAGGGTGTTTGCTATTTTATCCAGCAGCAGAATATAGAATGTTTTCAGTCTTTTTAATTGGTTATTTTACGCTAGCAGGTGGAATTACAATTCTACAGGTAGCTGCCAATCCTTATGTAGCTTTGCTAGGAACTGAAGATGGTGCAAGCAGTCGTTTAAATTTATCGCAAGCATTTAATTCATTAGGAACCACAATTGCTCCAGTTGTTGGGGCATTATTTTTATTAAGCGATTCTGTAAAAACATCCGAAGAAATTAATTTGTTAAGTGTGCTTGATAAAACAAATTATTATGTTGCAGAAGCAGCTACAGTGCAAACGCCTTTTTTATGGATTGCTTTTTCAATTACAATTTTAGCAATCATTTTTGCATTTATCAACCTACCAATAGTTATGGAGAAAGTTCCAAAAGGTGGCTATGGAAAGTTATTAAAGAACAAAGCCATGTTATTGGGTGCTTTAGGTATTTTCGTTTATGTGGGTGCAGAAGTTTCTATTGGTAGCTTTTTGGTTAACTATTTTTCTGATATGAATTTAGGCGTTGTCGTTTCTCAAAATGAAACTATGATGAATATTGCCAACACAATTGCAAGCACTTTTAATAAAACGTTTACAGATTCCGATCCAAAATCGTTGTTGGGTATTTTTGTGATTTTTTATTGGGGAGGAGCCATGATTGGTCGATTTATAGGTTCTTACTTAACTAAAATTATGGCACCAGGAAAAGTACTGGCAATTTTTGCAACCTTAGCAATTGTAATGATTTTAATTTCAATAAACACAGTTGGCTTACTTTCTATGTGGTCTATCTTGGCAGTTGGTTTATTTAACTCTATAATGTTTCCAACCATTTTTACGTTAAGTTTAGAAGGTTTGGGCGATTTAAAAGCACAAGCTTCTGGTTTACTTTGTATGGCAATTGTTGGTGGAGCAATAATTCCTTTTATTTTCGGGAGTTTAATTGATGGTTTTGGATTTAAAACTGCATTTATTTTAGCAATTATCTGTTATGGCTATATTTTGTTTTTTGGGAGATTTAAGAGTAAGAAAAGCGTATCTTAA